The region AACCCATTAACTATATTAGTATAAAGATTTAAGGTACACTATTAGTGGTATAACTATTTATTATGGAGGCGTTAATATGGGGGCATTAGGAACATTGCTGATTGTTTTAGGCGGATTTTTGACTTTCTTTTTTATTAAAAAGAAAAAAAATGTCAAATTACGTAATTATTCAATTGGTCTACTTATTTTAGGCGTTATTACAATGGGGGCATTTGGTGGTAATGACACCTCACCAGATAAGCTCGCAACAACTAACTTAACGAGCAAGCAGACCAACACCAAACAGAACGAAAAAGAAAAATCAGCCAAGATTGAGGCTGACAAAAAAGAAAAAGATGAAAAAGAAAAATTAGCTAAGATTGAAGCTGATAAAAAAGAAAAAGATGAAAAAGAAAAGTTAGCTAAGATTGAAGCTGATAAAAAAGAAAAAGATGAAAAAGAAAAGTTAGCTAAGATTGAGGCTGACAAAAAAGAAAAAGATGAAAAACAAAAATTAGCTAAGATTGAAGCTGACAAAAAAGAAAAAGATGAAAAAGAAAAATTAGCTAAGATTGAAGCTGATAAAAAAGAAAAAGATGAAAAACAAAAATTAGCTAAGATTGAAGCTGATAAAAAAGAAAAAGATGAAAAACAAAAATTAGCTAAGATTGAAGCTGATAAAAAAGAAAAAGATGAAAAAGAAAAATTAGCTAAGATTGAAGCTGATAAAAAAGAAAAAGATGAAAAAGAAAAATTAGCTAAGATTGAAGCTGATAAAAAAGAAAAAGATGAAAAAGCGATAATCTCAGATAGGCAAGTTAGCAATCAAGAGTTGGCTGAATTGCCAATTAGCGATGTTCAAACAATCGATGTTAATGATGGAAAACCACAATTTACCACTGCAGAACTATCACTTGAAAATGGGGCTTGGGAACAATATGGGGATCTTGATCAGTTTAACCGTCCAACTTATGCTGAAGCTATGCTAAACCAAAGTCAGATGCCCGCTTCAGACCGAGAATCACTACATGTCAATCCGACTGGTTGGCGCAATAAAAAAATTAAAAGTGGTTATTTATATAACCGCTCGCATTTAATCGGATTCCAATTTACAGGTCAAAACAACAACCTAAAAAATCTCATAACAGGAACTCGAGAATTAAACAGCCCTGAAATGTTACGTTTTGAAATGGATGTAGCTCATTACTTAAAACAGTCAGCCGATAACTATGTTCGTTATTCTGTTATCCCTGTTTTCAGAGGCGACGAGTTAGTTGCACGTGGCGTTCACATGCAAGCCCAGTCTATTGACAGTGACGGGATTAGTTTTAATGTCTTTATTGCGAATACACAGCACGGTGTTGACATTAACTACCAAGATGGTACGAGTCAAGTCTTACCAGAACAAGAAATTACGAATAAGACCAGTACTGAAAATGAAACCTATCATGAAGTCAAAGAAGATGCAGCAACCCAAAGTAATGCACCTCCTACTGAAGAAACAACACCTATCGTTGAAGAACAAGTAACAGAAGTCCCTGTCCCAGAAGATAATACCGGACAAACAGTTTAT is a window of Vagococcus intermedius DNA encoding:
- a CDS encoding DNA/RNA non-specific endonuclease, whose translation is MGALGTLLIVLGGFLTFFFIKKKKNVKLRNYSIGLLILGVITMGAFGGNDTSPDKLATTNLTSKQTNTKQNEKEKSAKIEADKKEKDEKEKLAKIEADKKEKDEKEKLAKIEADKKEKDEKEKLAKIEADKKEKDEKQKLAKIEADKKEKDEKEKLAKIEADKKEKDEKQKLAKIEADKKEKDEKQKLAKIEADKKEKDEKEKLAKIEADKKEKDEKEKLAKIEADKKEKDEKAIISDRQVSNQELAELPISDVQTIDVNDGKPQFTTAELSLENGAWEQYGDLDQFNRPTYAEAMLNQSQMPASDRESLHVNPTGWRNKKIKSGYLYNRSHLIGFQFTGQNNNLKNLITGTRELNSPEMLRFEMDVAHYLKQSADNYVRYSVIPVFRGDELVARGVHMQAQSIDSDGISFNVFIANTQHGVDINYQDGTSQVLPEQEITNKTSTENETYHEVKEDAATQSNAPPTEETTPIVEEQVTEVPVPEDNTGQTVYITATGKKYHLNSNCRGLNNANGTTETTLANAQSMGLDKCGFE